One part of the Prochlorococcus marinus str. MIT 9313 genome encodes these proteins:
- the purT gene encoding formate-dependent phosphoribosylglycinamide formyltransferase yields the protein MTVLPKTLLLLGSGELGKEITIAAQRLGCHVIACDRYSGAPAMQVADQAEVLDMNNSEALTAIIRHHQPDVVIPEIEALAVNALAELENEGITVIPTARATAITMNRDRIRDLASAELALLTPKFAYAGSAEELKHAAEPLGWPVVVKPVMSSSGKGQSVVSNPEGLRQAWQAAMAGSRGNSPRVIVEEFLHFDLEITLLTIRQEDGSTLFCEPIGHEQIGGDYQCSWQPAELSTEQLKQAQSMALTITKNLGGVGLFGVEFFLCGNEVIFSELSPRPHDTGLVTLISQNLSEFELHLRAVLNLPIPTIQTADAAASRVILAKDNLSSISYKGVEKALSEIDTQILLFGKPNARPGRRMGVALAKGKSMEAVRSKADRAAASIQVIKG from the coding sequence ATGACTGTCTTACCAAAAACCTTGCTGTTACTTGGCAGCGGAGAACTCGGCAAAGAAATAACAATCGCCGCTCAACGGTTGGGCTGCCATGTCATCGCCTGTGATCGATACTCCGGGGCCCCGGCCATGCAAGTAGCAGACCAAGCAGAGGTTCTGGACATGAACAATTCAGAAGCCCTCACAGCCATCATCAGGCATCACCAACCGGATGTAGTCATCCCAGAGATCGAAGCATTGGCAGTCAATGCACTAGCAGAGCTTGAAAACGAAGGAATCACAGTGATCCCTACGGCCCGAGCCACAGCCATAACGATGAATCGCGATCGAATCAGAGATCTCGCCAGCGCTGAATTGGCTCTACTGACCCCAAAATTTGCTTATGCCGGCAGTGCCGAAGAACTCAAACATGCAGCTGAGCCCCTGGGCTGGCCAGTGGTGGTCAAACCAGTCATGAGCTCCTCCGGCAAAGGCCAAAGTGTGGTTAGCAATCCTGAAGGCCTACGGCAAGCCTGGCAAGCCGCTATGGCAGGGTCCCGGGGTAACTCACCGCGAGTCATCGTGGAAGAGTTCCTTCACTTTGATCTCGAAATTACCTTGCTCACAATTCGCCAAGAGGATGGCTCCACCCTCTTCTGCGAACCAATCGGCCATGAACAAATTGGAGGAGATTATCAATGCAGCTGGCAACCAGCAGAACTCTCTACTGAACAACTCAAGCAAGCCCAATCAATGGCTCTGACTATTACCAAAAATCTTGGTGGTGTGGGATTGTTCGGGGTGGAGTTCTTTCTTTGTGGCAATGAAGTGATTTTCTCGGAACTATCACCAAGACCACATGACACCGGACTTGTCACCCTTATCAGCCAAAACCTTAGTGAATTCGAACTACACCTGCGCGCAGTGCTGAACTTACCTATTCCTACTATTCAAACTGCAGATGCAGCAGCAAGCAGGGTAATCCTGGCAAAAGACAATCTCTCATCCATTTCCTACAAAGGAGTGGAGAAAGCCCTCTCAGAAATTGACACCCAGATATTGCTGTTCGGCAAACCCAATGCTCGACCAGGGCGTCGCATGGGGGTTGCTTTAGCA
- the mraY gene encoding phospho-N-acetylmuramoyl-pentapeptide-transferase, with protein sequence MSNSPKPLADTDTQSWWTKGSTSASLLGIVIFAASFTSDRFIANSLLSLPLMISTLISVLIASWGIPKLRALKMGQVIREDGPQTHQRKSGTPTMGGLLVVPVGLIIGSFVSVNGESSEQLLALSWITLAYMLIGGFDDWRSLTRGTNTGLTPRGKLLLQTAASLIFLAWAGWQHWIDSSIALPLGISIQMGFMIWPLALFVFLAESNATNLTDGLDGLASGCGALVFTGLAVQLMLRGNDGNPVLAGFCMAMAGAWLGFLMHNRNPAQVFMGDTGSLAMGAALSGVAILSNSLWPLLVMGGVFLAESLSVIIQVWVFKATKGPDGVGRRVFRMAPLHHHYEIGGTDEQMVVRRFWLSTGGLVLLGLLLRPTA encoded by the coding sequence GTGAGCAACTCTCCGAAGCCATTGGCTGATACGGATACACAAAGCTGGTGGACTAAAGGGTCAACGTCCGCAAGCTTGCTCGGGATCGTTATCTTTGCTGCAAGCTTCACATCGGACCGCTTCATAGCCAACAGTCTGCTCAGCTTGCCGTTGATGATTTCAACACTGATTTCAGTGCTGATCGCGAGCTGGGGCATCCCAAAGTTAAGGGCCCTAAAAATGGGGCAAGTGATTCGAGAAGACGGACCACAGACTCATCAGCGCAAATCTGGCACACCAACCATGGGTGGGCTGCTAGTCGTGCCAGTGGGGCTCATCATCGGAAGTTTCGTCAGTGTGAATGGCGAAAGCAGCGAGCAACTACTAGCTCTGTCATGGATCACCCTGGCTTACATGTTGATCGGTGGCTTCGACGACTGGCGCAGTCTCACGCGCGGAACCAACACTGGTCTTACCCCTCGGGGAAAACTTCTACTTCAAACCGCAGCCAGCCTGATCTTTCTCGCTTGGGCGGGCTGGCAACACTGGATCGACTCCAGCATCGCCCTGCCCCTTGGCATCTCCATCCAGATGGGATTCATGATCTGGCCACTAGCACTGTTCGTGTTCCTAGCGGAAAGCAACGCCACCAATCTCACCGACGGACTCGATGGGCTAGCCAGTGGCTGCGGGGCGCTTGTCTTCACTGGACTAGCGGTGCAACTGATGCTCAGAGGTAATGATGGCAATCCTGTACTTGCAGGCTTCTGCATGGCAATGGCAGGGGCCTGGCTCGGTTTCCTGATGCACAACCGCAACCCAGCCCAGGTGTTCATGGGCGACACAGGCTCACTAGCAATGGGGGCCGCCTTGAGTGGAGTTGCAATCCTCTCCAACAGCCTCTGGCCGCTATTGGTCATGGGTGGTGTGTTCTTGGCTGAATCCCTTTCTGTGATTATTCAGGTATGGGTTTTCAAAGCCACCAAAGGACCTGACGGAGTTGGACGACGCGTGTTCCGCATGGCCCCGCTTCACCACCACTATGAAATCGGAGGTACCGACGAGCAAATGGTGGTGCGAAGATTTTGGTTAAGCACTGGAGGCTTAGTGCTGCTGGGTCTGCTATTACGCCCCACTGCATAA
- a CDS encoding DUF3134 domain-containing protein — protein sequence MSALDTINLSALDGINPALTRYRRTEPAPVLPLREEPDLLSWLETSGRLVADEESTSPEVSTVEEEELSALMGEKEDYKADDEQTEENWEE from the coding sequence ATGAGCGCCCTCGATACGATCAACCTGAGCGCACTCGACGGCATCAACCCTGCTCTTACGCGCTATAGAAGAACAGAACCTGCCCCCGTTTTGCCCCTACGGGAAGAACCAGACCTGCTGAGTTGGCTCGAAACAAGTGGAAGGCTAGTCGCCGATGAAGAATCCACCTCACCAGAGGTCAGCACAGTAGAGGAAGAGGAGCTTTCGGCCTTGATGGGAGAGAAAGAAGATTACAAAGCCGACGACGAGCAAACAGAAGAAAACTGGGAAGAATAG